A segment of the Bos taurus isolate L1 Dominette 01449 registration number 42190680 breed Hereford chromosome 8, ARS-UCD2.0, whole genome shotgun sequence genome:
agctTTTTTAGTTTTCACATTTATATCTGTGCTTCAtttagagttaatttttgtatgtggtatgaGGTACTGGTTGCGGTTTAAGTTTTTGTGTGTGGAGATATCCCTACCTCTTTGAGAATATTAATAATagttttttttgaagttttttgtattctttcatagtcactttattcttattttttaaacatttaagattctgcatttaaaaacaaacttctcCAGGTATAAATTCTTCTCTTGGTTGTGTGTCCTGATGTGGCTCATCATGGTAATTTTCCTCAAATATAGTTTTGGCTTGAGAGCTCATGTTGGATAGAGGTTTTTCCCTTTGGTGTGTTTTTGGAGTTGCTTCAACCTGCCCTCTGACTGGCATAGGTCTAGATCAGCTGTGTCCTTAGAGATTTGGGTATTTAGTGAATAGCCTGGTTCTGGACCATGTTGTATTCTATACAAGTGGTATACTCTATGTATCTATTCTTAGATTATCTCTGTTCTCTCCATAGGCCATAGGTAGGTGCTGAATAGAACATTTTTGGGCACAATTCTAGCAAGTAGTCTGTTGTGCCCTATAGTTGGCATACTGGGCCCTTAGAGCCTTGTAGCTTTCGCCTGCAAGTCCCCTTTTCCTGGTGTCTTTAGTGCCCACTTAAAACTCTAAAGtaaaagtttctcagtcgtgtccaactctttgtaaccccatggactgtaccgtccattgaattctccaggctagaatgctggagtgggtagctcttcccttctccaggggatcttcttaacccagggatcgaacccaggtttcccgcattgcaggtggattctttaccagctgagccaccagagaagcccaagaatactggagtgggtagcctatcccttcttcagggcatcttcctgagtTCCTGGCCCAGAAGTTTTTACTCTTTGTTATTGAGTGTAGCTATGTATTTAaagttttatcttgtttcttgtATATCCTTCTAGATAGAGGTCCTGTATGTACAAAATCAAGAAGAATATGCTTATTGTCCTTTCTTTTGTACACAAAAGTTAGCatgctgtgttttgtttttcttagcaACAAGTTAGAGAATATTTCCATTTGATAAACCAGAGGGCTCGTGTAGAGATTGTTGGTTTCTTTGTTAAAGAGACATGCTGATTTGACTCTACATGGTTTATTTTTATCAGAATGGGCATGGACCTCTCCTACCTCTCCTATCTGTTTTCACATTGTTTTTCATACatgatttaaaatgtatctgtactcttaattattttcttcaaagtAAAGATTCATCAGTTTGGTAGTTATGACCTTCTTAATTCTTCCTCCTAAAATGTTATTCTTGTATTTCTCATAATAACTGTAACTCTTCCTTTAAATTTTAACCATTTGTTGAATTAGTAATGTGACTACTTATTTAGGGTCACAGAGCTTGTAAGTAAAAGAAATTTGGCACCAGACTTGTACACTGAACCTCTGGATTATATGTTagtctccttttttatttcatttttttaacacaataaagggtttttacttttaaatgactATCAGTATATCAAATAATAACATGTTAACAAATTCTTGAATTCTGTTATCTagtaattttgattaaaaaatgctAAAAGTAGCCCAAACAATTTTACTAGCATTCATTGTTTTTTTAGCCAGAAAGGACTGTTTTAAGGCTAGATGCTGCTTAGTACAGGTTACAAATAACTACTTACTATTTTTTTCATAGATAAAGCCCCTGACCTTCAGAaagctttaggggaaaaaaaattaatccccctttttaagttaaaaattaaaaaaaaaactatacctaCAAAAAaagtcagtgtgtgtgtatatgtatatgtatagacaCATATTTGTCGCTTGAGCTAAAAGATGTAGGAAACCAGACAATATATGCCTATTAAATTTCTAAGAAATgcaaggttaaaaaaagaaatatttgtataaaCTCTAAGTTTTTACAAGGATGCTAGATTTACTATTTTCTAAAAATGAGAGGACCTACTATATAATATACAGAAATAATTTAATGCCTTTTCACAAGAATATGTCTTGAACTAGTCCATGGGACAGGACTTCTTCCCTGGTCCATTTATGCAGTAGTTTTTATGGATCTGCCAGATGGTGCAGACAAAGGCTGAGAGGTTATCTAGGACTTCATCCCTGTTTTGCCAGAAGTAAACCTGAAGGATAGTCATCCCTGGGTCTCCTTTTCCACATCACTGCTGCAGCTGCCATGGCATCCAGAGCTCTGGCTTCTTTAACTTTGAGCCCTTCTCCCTCTGTAGGCGGTCAGTTTCAATTTCAGCTGCTTTGGCCTCCTTTCACCTTAGGTTGCTTGTGAACCTCCGACATCTTCTCCTATCCTTTAATTTTCACGGTAGCCCTCTGCAGTAAGGAAggcaaggaagcaacctaagatAGAGTGTCTAAGTTTCTTGTGGTCCcttgcttttgtttatttcattCCAAACCTCATGTTTTTAGTGTGTACTACCTCCACTCTACCCTGATTGATAATAGGAACCTTCAAAACCATACCATCAAACTCTTGCACTTACAAAAATAGGCCAGTGATTGTTTCTGCAGCTTCCTCTTATAACCCTTACTGTTTTTTGTCTTAGCTCTCAGGCCATTGCTGAGCAATAGAGGTTACAAGTACTCCACTGAACAACCAGTTCTAAATCCTGTCATCAAATCCTGTGCTCCTGTTCCAAATGGTAAGTTTTCTTATGGGCATATTAAAACTTTATAAATTTAGAGTCTTCCTCTGTTGaaggaaaaaatttaatttgTGAGAAAAGCTTAGTCTTTTTAGTGTTTTGCTACTTTTTTTAATCATACTGAGAAAATCAGAAGTATATTTACGTGATACGACTGTTGAGAATCATTTAGATAAATAAGATGCTTTACATCAGCTAAGAATCTGTTACTTGTTATAATTTTACctgattattatattaatataataactaCTAACATTGTATGTATTGCGTAGGTCTGACATTGTGCTTTACAAATGTTAATcatgtaatcctcacaacagccccatTAGGTAGGAGGTGGTATtgacattttatagatgaaaaaactaGGTTAGAAGAAGTTAAGAAATTTATGCTAGGCTGTAGAGCTTATAATTTGACAGAGCTAGCCTTCAAACCTTTATATATCTGTCTCacattttttgcttttctcattGTACCATCTGATTACTTGTGGCATTTGAATTTTTGCTATGTAGAAAGTCAAAGAATTACATGCTAGAGAGAAAGTCTAAAGGTTTGGCTACTCCTGTTTGTGCATTGTAGAGAATTATAGAAACTCTATTTAGATATACTGAAttacaataatttttttgtttgttttcaggtaATAGATGCCTAATATTTCCTTTATGTGAAAGAAATGAGTGTAACTAGTATTGCATTAAGAGTTGAAACCTGGCTTTCAGCTACATGGCATGTTAAAGTGCCTGTAACGTGGCTAGAAGCTTGTATTAACTGGATCCAAGAAGAAAATGATCATGTTAATTTGAGTCAggcacaaatgaataaacaagtgtTTGAGCAGTGGCTCCTTACCGACCTGAGAGATTTGGAGCATCGTCTTTTACCTAGCGGCATTTTAGAAACTCCGAAAGGAGAACTGAATGGATTTTTTGCTCTGCAGATTAATTCATTGGTTGATGTAAGTCAGCCTGCATATGCCCAGATACAAAAGTTGAGAGGAAAGAATACAACCAATGACCTAATTACAGCTGAAACACAAGTAACCCCCAAACCTTGGGAAGCAAAGCCTTCACGAATGTTGATGCTACAGCTAACTGATGGAATTGTACAAATACAAGGAATGGAATATCAGTCTATTCCAGCTCTGCATAGTGATCTTCCTCCAGGTACAAAAATTTTGATTTATGGAAATATTTCTTTCCGTCTTGGTGTTCTCTTATTGAAAccagaaaatgtgaaaatgttgGGAGGAGAAGTCGATGCTCTTTTAGAGGAATATGCCCAAGAAAAAGTTCTTGCAAGATTAATTGGGGAACCTGATCCTATAGTTTCAGTCATACCAAATAATTCTAACCAAATCATCCCCAGAATTACGGATGTTCTAGATCCTGCGTTGGGACCTTCTGATGAAGAACTCTTGGCAAGTCTTGATGAAAATGATGAGCTTGCAGCAAATAATAATACCTCTTTGGAAAGAAGTTGTTTCATAGGTAATTCCTCAAATACTGTTCCCATCAGACAGTCAGATTTTGAAACAGAACTTGTTATTTCTCCAAGGCCAAGGGAGAAACCACGAAACCAATCTATGctttttactgatgaggaatTAGATGACTTTTCATTGGAGGAGGCCTTACTTTTAGAAGAAGCTGTCCAGAAAGAACAGATGGAGACCAAAGAATTACAGCTATTGACTTTGAACAGAACTACAGATGAAAGTATAGAGAAGTTTTCACATAGATCTAATActctaaataatttttcttttatttgcaaaaatggaaacaataattgGAGTGAAAAAAATTTATCTGAGCAAATGACTAGTGAAGACAAATCTCTTAGTTGTCCATCTACTAGAGACCAAAACAGTAGTAGTCTTTCAGTTAATCATAATGTACCTCTACCCCATGATTTTACAAATAAAGGTAAGAGCTCAGagacatataaaataaaacaaattagcaGTTCAGATGGACATtccttaaataataaaatgttcaaTGGAGAGCTAGTCAGTAATGTACCAAAAAGGAGTTCAGATGTTCCTAATGAAAATGAGCACCATTTACAGACTTGTTCTTTACAATTGTCAGAGAATAGCACTGGACTTCCTATCACCATGGATTTGTATTCTCCACCCTTTATCTATTTGTCTGTTCTAATGGCCAGCAAACCAAAGGAGGTTACAACAGTGAAAGTCAAAGCATTTATTGTAACTTTAACCGGAAATCTCTCAAGTTCTGGTGGCATTTGGAGTGTAAGAGCAAAAATTTCTGATGGTACTGCATATCTAGATGTAGACTTTGTAGATGAAATACTTACTAGTCTGATAGGGTTTTCAGTATCAGAAATGAAACGGTTGAAAAAGGATCCTTGTAAATACCAAAAGTTCCTGGAAGGTTTGCAGAAATGTCAGAGAGAGCTAATAGATTTGTGCTGTCTGATgactatttcatttaatccctCCTTGTCTAAGGCAATGGTACTGGCATTACAAGATGTTAATACGGACCACCTTGAGAACCTAAAGAGgagattaaagaaataatttattgaaatagTATTAGAAAACAATTCAAATAAGCAAGGAAATATTTAGAATTAAATTTGTCCTTTTACTTTCACAACTTTTTGAAAAGGAAGTTTCATAACTGatttcagtttaattttaaaatgcttgatCATGATTGTGTGtttaagtttttttaataaagttttttgTAGTAAGTTTGCTGAATGAATTTAATGACCCATTGTTGTTGAGAAATTTTGTTTTCCACTTGTTATTTCACATAAGGTGACTGGTAAAGTATTGGTGTTTACCAATGAGTCATACTGTTGAAAGAAGGTTAACAATTATAAGTAGGTAGTTGAGTACTTCTAATTTGTACCCCAAAAGATTTGTTTATAAtgtttttcttaggaaaaaatgtaaatcCAGTGGAATAGAATGTTAGACTTTCAGATGTTAATTGTTTTGCtggtttttattttgctgattgtAAATATTTTGTCTGGTATATTTAAGGCAATTATTATCTTAACTAGATACCATTTCAAAGATTATATTGAATAGTTAAAAACTTGATTTTCAAGGATAATCTATTAAGAAGATCCAGTTAACTTTTGGGGGGATTAAAATAAGATGTATATCTATGTCTTTAGTTGTTATCTCCTTTCTGAATTAGTTTTACATGTAAGTCTTCCTTTAGTTTTGTTGGAAGTGCTGATTTCTTTTTCAAGGGAGGCTGTTTCCCACTTTCCCATTTTGCTGttaaaaaatcacatttgaaaggttaagttatttttattattctttttttaaaatgtaaattaaagtatctttaaaacattaaataataaacacatggcatttttaaagaaatgtaatagGAAATATCTGGAAGtaagataaatacatatataaaaatatgatatgGATATAgcagaaaaatattctaaaaatcttTTGTTATTATTGGTTGAAGGATAATTATCAGAGTTCAAGGCACAATCCAGATTTTGCTGCTGTATCCTTTGATAATAACCACTTCTATGTCCTTGCATAGCTTATTTACTACAAGAGGCCTAAATGGATGGTATTATCTTTCATTATCTTTATTCTAAGTGTTCTCCTGTACTCTGTCTCTGTGAGTAGTGCTTGAAAGctgttattaaattttattttctcttcatattCAGTTACTGAAGACTGGGTATAATACTTAACagtcttcccaggtgatgctagtggttaaagagcccacctgccaatgcaggagacataaaaggtgtgggtttgatctgtgggtcaggaagatctcctggaggagggtatggcaacccactccagtattcttgctggagaatcccatgaacagaggagcctggtgggctacagtccatatggttgctaAGAGTCAAAGTTGCAAAGACACTACTGAAGCTTCTtaacaggcacacacacagtaCTTTACCACATCAATCCTTTCTTCTGTATTGGACCTTTGTTTCTGACTCTAGTCTTCactggcctggagtattccagtAGGATTACTAATTGGCCTGTGCTTTGTTTTGTCCTTAAGCCTTTAACCATAATTCTGCCTGAATGATCTTTCTGACCATTCTTGTTTATTAATAAACTTCTTATTTACTACTCTTTGTTGCCCTCTGATACCAACCTTTTCCAAACTCTTCATCTAGTATGTATGACCTTTTGCAGTCTGGTCCTTGCCTTCCTTTTCAGCCTTGCCTTGCCTCCTTATTCTTCACCTACTTCGTCTGCCGGTAAATTTTAGTCGAACTTGTTCCACAAATGTGGGGAATATACTTCATACTTATATTCTAGCTCACAGTAATAACCCTACCTCCCAGATTTCCACTCAACTTAAGCTTTAGATGCCCATTGAAGTGTTTCATAAATTTCCCTATCCACTTTCATGCCCTTTGTATATTGTATAGactattatttatgttttattatacttttttgcTTCCTGTATTCTACTGCTACATTTTGGGCAGAATAATTCTTTTGTAGAGAGCTGTCATGGGGACTCTTTAGCAACATCCTGGCCTCTACATGTGATGTAGAATCCTTCCAgttatagatgaatggataaagaagttgtggtacataaatacaatgaaatattacttagccataaaaaggaatgaatttgagtcagctgAACTGAGATGGAtcaacctagagcctgttatacagagtaaagtaagtcagaaagaaaaatatcataaattaaaacatacatagaaaagacagagagaccagagaccaaattgccaacatctgctagatcactgaaaaagcaagagaattcaggaaaacatctacttttcctttattgactatgccaaagcctttgactatgtggattgcaacaaactgtggaaaattcttaaagagatgggaataccagaccacctgacctgcctcttgagaaatctgtatgtaggacaagaagcaacaattggaactgcacatggaacaacagactggttccaaaattgggaaaggagtacgtcaaggctttatattgtcaccctgtttgtttaacttacatgcagagtacatcatgcagaatgctgggctggatgaagtacaagctggaatcaagattgccgggagaaatatcaataacctcagatatgcagatgacactacctttatggcagaaagcgaggaactaaagaccctcttgaaagtggagagtgaaaaagttggcttaaaactcaacattcagaaaactaagatcatagcatctggtcctatcacttcatggcaattagatggggaaacaatggaaacagagactatttttttgggttccaaagtcactgcaaatggtgactgcagccatgaagttaaaagatgcttgccccttggaagaaaatctatgaccaacctagacagcatattaaaaggcagagatattactttaccaacaaagatccatctaggcagaactgttttttccagtagtcatgtatagatgtgagggttggactataaaggaagctgagcaccaaagaattgatgcttttgaactgtggtgttggagaagactcttgagagtcccttggacagcaaggagatccaaccaggcaggcctaaaggaaatcagtcctgaatatttattggaaggactgatgctgaagctgaaactccaatactttggccacctgatacaaagaactgactcattggaaaagaccctttagctgggaaagattgaaggcgagaggagaagggggggtGGCagcaggatgaggtggttggatggcatcaccgatgtgatggacataagtttgagtaggctccaggcgttggtgatggacagagaagcctggtgtgctgcagtccatggggtcgcaaagtcagacacgagtgagtgactgagctgaactgaaaacatacacatggaatttagaaaaatggtattgatgaacctatttgcagggcaggaatagaaacacagacagagaacagacttgtagacacagtgggggaaagagagggtgggatgaattgagagagtagcattgaaacatccCTTAtcttatgtaaaatattaatcccaccaggctccccggtccctgggattgtccaggcaagaacactggagtggggtgccatttccttctgcaatgcatggaagtgaaagtgaagtcgctcagtcgtgtccgactctta
Coding sequences within it:
- the RMI1 gene encoding recQ-mediated genome instability protein 1 isoform X1, with amino-acid sequence MSVTSIALRVETWLSATWHVKVPVTWLEACINWIQEENDHVNLSQAQMNKQVFEQWLLTDLRDLEHRLLPSGILETPKGELNGFFALQINSLVDVSQPAYAQIQKLRGKNTTNDLITAETQVTPKPWEAKPSRMLMLQLTDGIVQIQGMEYQSIPALHSDLPPGTKILIYGNISFRLGVLLLKPENVKMLGGEVDALLEEYAQEKVLARLIGEPDPIVSVIPNNSNQIIPRITDVLDPALGPSDEELLASLDENDELAANNNTSLERSCFIGNSSNTVPIRQSDFETELVISPRPREKPRNQSMLFTDEELDDFSLEEALLLEEAVQKEQMETKELQLLTLNRTTDESIEKFSHRSNTLNNFSFICKNGNNNWSEKNLSEQMTSEDKSLSCPSTRDQNSSSLSVNHNVPLPHDFTNKGKSSETYKIKQISSSDGHSLNNKMFNGELVSNVPKRSSDVPNENEHHLQTCSLQLSENSTGLPITMDLYSPPFIYLSVLMASKPKEVTTVKVKAFIVTLTGNLSSSGGIWSVRAKISDGTAYLDVDFVDEILTSLIGFSVSEMKRLKKDPCKYQKFLEGLQKCQRELIDLCCLMTISFNPSLSKAMVLALQDVNTDHLENLKRRLKK
- the RMI1 gene encoding recQ-mediated genome instability protein 1 isoform X2 codes for the protein MINSLVDVSQPAYAQIQKLRGKNTTNDLITAETQVTPKPWEAKPSRMLMLQLTDGIVQIQGMEYQSIPALHSDLPPGTKILIYGNISFRLGVLLLKPENVKMLGGEVDALLEEYAQEKVLARLIGEPDPIVSVIPNNSNQIIPRITDVLDPALGPSDEELLASLDENDELAANNNTSLERSCFIGNSSNTVPIRQSDFETELVISPRPREKPRNQSMLFTDEELDDFSLEEALLLEEAVQKEQMETKELQLLTLNRTTDESIEKFSHRSNTLNNFSFICKNGNNNWSEKNLSEQMTSEDKSLSCPSTRDQNSSSLSVNHNVPLPHDFTNKGKSSETYKIKQISSSDGHSLNNKMFNGELVSNVPKRSSDVPNENEHHLQTCSLQLSENSTGLPITMDLYSPPFIYLSVLMASKPKEVTTVKVKAFIVTLTGNLSSSGGIWSVRAKISDGTAYLDVDFVDEILTSLIGFSVSEMKRLKKDPCKYQKFLEGLQKCQRELIDLCCLMTISFNPSLSKAMVLALQDVNTDHLENLKRRLKK